The Cellulosimicrobium sp. ES-005 genome segment ACCGCTGCCCGACGCTCTCGACGACCTCGTGCTCCGCCACGTCGCCACCGCCCTGGGCGTCGCGCCCGCAGACGTCGACCCGGCGGGCGACCTCGCCGGGCTCGGGCTCGGCTCGGTCCAGGTCCTGGCGCTGCTGGGCGACCTGGAGGACGCGCTGGGCGTCGACCTGGACCCGGAGGCCGTCGTCGACAACCCGACGCCCCGGGCGCTCGCCGAGCACCTGCGCAGCGTCGTGGACGTTCCCGGGACGGCGGCATGACGACCCTCGTCGACGTCGGCGCGCACGTCCCCGCGACGCGCGTGCCCATCCGCGACCTGGCGGACGAGCTGGGGCTCGACCATCTCGAGCTGGGCGTGTTCGAGCGGTTCTTCGGGCTGCGCGAGGTGTGCACGGCGCCGGACGAGAGCCTCACCGACCTGCTCGTCGCCGCGGCGCGCGCCGTGCCCGGCCTCGCGGGGAACGAGCACCGCGTCCGGTACGTGCTGGGCGCGCGGACCATCGCGACCGTCGCCCCGGTCGGGGTCAACCCGCTGCACGACGCCGCGGACCGCCTCGGGCTCGACCACGCGGTCGTGTGGACCCTCACCCAGCACGCGTGCGCGTCCGCGCTGCTCGCGGTCGGCGTCGCGGGGCGCCTGCTCGCGGCCGACGGCGACCCGGGCGCGCTCGCGCTCGTCCTCACCGGGGAGAAGGCGTTCAGCCCCGGCTCCCGGCTCATCGAGGGCACGACCATCATGGGCGAGGGCACCGCGGCCGTCCTCGTCGGGGCCGACCCGACCGGGGTCTCGGCGCGCGCGGGCAGCCCCGTCCTCTCCTACGCGACGCGCACCCTGGGCGAGTACCACCAGGTCCCGCTCCCGGAGGACCTGGCCGCGCCGTTCGGCGTCGCGTACACCGAGGTGCTCGCGGAGGTCGTGGTCGAGGCCGTCGAGCGCGCGGGCCTGACGCTGGACGACCTCGCGCTCGTCCTGCCGCACAACGTGAACCGCGTGTCGTGGCGGCGCCTGTGCTCGCGCCTCGGGCTGCCGATCGCGCGCGTCCGGCTCGACGACGTGCCGGTGACGGGCCACTGCTTCGGCGCCGACTCGTTCATCGGCTACGCCGCCGCGCGCGCCGAAGGCCGACTGCGCCCCGGCGACCCGTTCCTCATGGTGGCGGTCGGGCTGGGCGCGACGTTCTCCGCCATGGTCCTGCGCTACGCGCCCCACGAGACGGAGGAGCCCGCATGACGGTCGAGCAGGTGGCGGAGGCCGCCGCCCAGGACGCTGCCCCGGACGCCCTGACGGGGGCCCCTCGCGAGCCGTTCCTCGCGCGGACCAAGCGCGCGCTCGCAGGCGCGCCCGACGCGCCGCTCGTGCTGCTCGGGAACTTCGAGGTCGAGGACGCGTGGGCGGTCGGGGAGGTCGGCCTGCCCTCGGTCGGGGGCGCGTCGGCGACGGCCGCGCTCGTCAACCGCATGGACGAGCTCGCGCTGCTCCTCGCCGGGCCGGACGACCACGTCGTGCTCAAGGCCGAGCCCGACCCGGACCACCTCGCCCACCTGGACGCGCTCGGCGTCGGGCTCCCGACCGTGCACGTCGCCGAGTCGAGCGACCCGCTGCGCACCGTCACGCTCGACGCGCTCGACTCGCCCGCCCTGCTCGCTCGCCTGGGCGACCTCGCGGCGGACGGCGTGCGCCTCCTCGCGCACGGGACGTCGTCGGCGGAGGAGGACCTCGCGGCCGCCACCGGCCTGCGCTCGGTGCTCACCGACGCCGCCACCACCAAGGCCGTCAACAGCAAGGTCTACAGCCGCGGGCTGTGCGACGAGCTCGGGATCGAGCAGGCGCGCGGCTGGGCGTGCCGGACCGTCGAGGACTTCGAGCGCGCGTGCGCCGAGGCGGCGCGGCTCGTCGCGGACGGCGCGACCGTGGGCGTCAAGGACGCGTACGGCGTCTCCGGCAAGGGGATCCTCGTCGTCGACGACCCGCGTCGCCTCGACCAGCTCGTGCGCATGGTCACGCGCCGGGCCGCGCGCTCGGGCGACGACCGCCTCGCCGTCGTCGTGGAGGTCTGGGCGGACAAGGCGACCGACCTCAACTACCACTTCACCGTCGCGCAGGACGGCTCGGTCGCGTTCGACTTCGTCAAGGAAGCGATCACCGAGGGCGGGGTCCACAAGGGCCACCGCATCCCGTCGCGCCTGCCCGCGGCGCAGGTCGACGCGCTGGCCGAGCTGTCGTCCCGGCTCGGGGCGCGCATCGCCGCCGACGGGTTCCACGGTCTCGTCGGGGTCGACGCGCTCGTGCGCACGGACGGGTCGCTGCTGCCGGTCCTGGAGATCAACGCGCGCAGCAACATGTCCACGTACACCGTGCCGCTCCAGGAGCGGTTCCAGCCGGACGGGTGGGTCGCGCTCGCGCGCCAGTACCCGCTCGTGCTCGACGCCCCGCTGTCGTTCGCGGCGCTCCACGACGCCCTCGGCGACCTGCTCCCGGGCGCGGCCGGGCAGGCGGGGCTCGTCGTCCAGGGGACGGGCACGGTCAACGCCGGCGCGCCCGCCGCGGCCTCGGGCGGCACGTTCGCCGGCCGGTTGCACGGCCTCCTCGTCGCGCCCGACGAGGACGCCCTCACCCGCCTCGACCGCGCCGTGACGGAGCGGCTGACGGAACGGACCGCCCGGCGCCCGGCGCCGACGGCCGCGACCCCGACCGAAGGAGACCCCCGATGACCACGACCCCGAGCCGGCCGACGACGCCCGGGAGCGCGGACCTCGCCGCGGTCGCGGAGGAGTTCGGCACGCCCGTGTACGTGTACGACGGCGACGTGCTCGCCGCGAACTACCGCGCGCTGCGCGAGCGGCTGCACCCCGCTCTCGGGATCTTCTACTCGCTCAAGGCGAACCCGAACGTCAGCATCTGCGGGCTGCTGCACTCGCTCGGCGCGAACGCCGAGGTGTCCTCGCTCACCGAGCTGCGCACGGCGCTCGCGGCCGGCGTCGAGCCGCAGGACGTCCTGTTCCTCGGCCCCGGCAAGAGCCGCGACGAGCTCGTCGCCTGCCTCAACTCGGGCGTGCGCGCGATCATCGTCGAGTCGCTGCCGGAGCTCGCGCTGGTGGACGAGCTCGCGCGCGCGACGGGGCGCGCCGCGCGCGTGGTGCTGCGCGTCAACCCGTCGTTCTCCGTCAAGGGCTCCGGGCTCACGATGGGCGGCAAGCCGCGCCAGTTCGGCATCGACGAGCAGCAGCTCCTCGACGCGCCGGACCTGTGCGCCGGGCTCACGACGGCCCGCGTCGTCGGGGTCCAGGTGTACATGGGCACGCGCATCCTCGACGAGGGCACGATCGTCGAGAACACGACGCGCATCTTCGAGCTCGCGGAGCGCCTCGCGGACCGGCTCGGCTTCCCGCTCGAGCTCGTGGACGTCGGCGGGGGCCTGGGCGTGGCGTACTTCGAGCGCGAGCGCGACCTCGACGTCGAGGTCCTCACCGCGGCGCTCAACCCCGTGGTCGAGGCGTTCGTGCAGCGGCACCCCGCGACCGACCTCGTCATGGAGCTGGGGCGCTACCTCGTGGCGCTGTGCGGCACGTACGTCGCACGCGTGCGCTACGTGAAGGAGTCGATGGGCGAGCGGTTCGCCGTCGCCGACGGCGGGACCAACCACCACATGGCGGCGGTCGGCATCGGCTCGTTCGTCAAGCGCAACTTCCCGATGCGCAAGGTGGGCCCGGCGACCGGCGCGGAGGACGTGCCGTGGAACGTCACGGGTCCGCTGTGCACGCCCAACGACACGATCGGCAAGGCCGTCCCGCTCCCGGCGGACCTCGCGGCCGGCGACCTCGTCGCCGTCGACCGCTCCGGCGCGTACGGCGCGACGGCGTCGCCCGTGCACTTCCTCAGCCACGGCTACCCCGCGGAGGTGCTGACGCTCGGCGACGAGTCGTTCCTCGTGCGGCACGCGGACACGCCCGACGACCTCCTGTCCCGCCAGGTCTTCCACGACCTCGGCGCGCGCGTCGCCCCCGCCGAGGCCGTCGCCGCCCCCTGACCCGCCGGCCGACCGGCCGCCACCCGCCACCCGCTCCCGCGGGCGCCCGACCCACCACCCGGAGGAACATCGTGAGCACCAGCACGAACACCGAGTCCCAGGAGGCCCTCGGCCGCGAGCGCGTCGTCGGCGCGGTCGTCGAGGCGCTGTCGAGCGTCCTCGGGCGGCCGCTGCCCGACGTCACGGACGCGACCCGCCTGTTCGACGACCTCGACCTCGACTCGACGAGCGTCCTCGGCCTGCTCATGGCCCTCGAGGACTCGCTCGACATGGAGGTCGACCCGGAGTCGCTCGAGCAGCACCACCTCGAGACCGTGGGCTCGCTGACGGACTTCGTCGTCGAGCACTCGACCCGGAACTGACGTGTCGCTCGGGGGCAGCAGCGGGTCGTCGTCCGGTCCGGCGTCCTGGACGGGACCCGGCGGCGCCGCCCTGCGCGTGCGCGGCGTCGTGGACGTCCCGGTCGATGATCTCGTCCCGGTCGGGGACGGGACGCGCCGGTCGGTCGCCGAGGACCTGCGGTACGTGTACGGCGAGGACCAGCCGACCGACTGGCTCGAGAGCGGCCCGGGGCGGGACTACCCGACGATGATCCGCGCGGCGCGCGCCGCGCTGGGCGACCGGGGCCTGCTCGACGACGTGCGCCTCGTCGTCCTCGTCGTCACCACCCCGGACCTGCAGCACGAGCGCCTGCTCGGCGGGTTCGTCGCCGACCTGTTCGACGACCGGCCGTACACGTTCTGCGTGACCGAGCAAGGGCTGGCCGGACCGTTCACGGCGCTGCGCCTCGCGCACGAGGAGCTCGCGCACGGCGGCCCCACGGGCACCGGGCTCGGGGGCGACGCCCTGGTCCTCGTCCTGGAGCAGTGCACGCTGCCCCCGACGGCGACGCGTGTCCCCGCGCGCGACCGGGTCGTCGCGCTCGTCGTGGGCCACGGCGGCGCGGGCCGGCCGGTCGAGGCCCTGTCGGTCGCGCGGGCGTCGCGCGGCCCCCGGCCGGACGCGGCGGAGTCGCCCCGCGACGGTGCTCCCGCGTCGGCCGGGGAGAGCGCCCCGGCACCGGGCGCCCGGCGCGTCGTGCTCGGCGTCGACATGGACCCGGGCGACGTACCCGATCTCGACGGCGTCGTGCTGCGCGCCGACCCGGGCGCGGCGGCGACGGGCGTCTGGGAGGTCCTCGCCGCGTGCGACGACGTCTCTGACGCGCCGGTCGCGCTGCACGAGCGGTGCCTCGAGCTGGGGTACCGCTGCTCCCTCGTCCTCGGCCCGCGTCCCGTCGAGGCGTCCCCGGACGTCGACGACCTGTCCCGAGAGGCGGTGCTCGCATGAGCACGGACGTCGTCGCCCCCGCCCCCGTCGGGGCGGGCGTGCTGCCCGAGGAGGGCACCGTGGACGGCCCCGCCGACCTCCGCGCCGTCGCGCGCGAACGTGGCGCGGTCGCGGCGCTCACCGCGCTCGGGGGTCTGCTGCCCGTCGCGGCGCTGCCGGGCGAGTGCGTCCTGCTGCCCGACGACGTCCCGCCCCCGGGCGGGTGGGCGCGGGTCGGCGAGGTGGTGTCGGACGTCGGCACGCTGCGCGTGTGGCGGGCACCCGGCGGCACCGTGGCACCCGGATCGGCTGCGCCCGCCGCCGAGGCGACCGGGCCCGTCGCACCCGCCACCGACGAGAGCACCGCGTCCGCCGCGGCCGACGCCGCCTGGCGAGTCGGGGTCGCGTGGGTCCGGACCGGGCTGTGCGAGCGCCTGACGGACCGGGCCGTGGAACGCCTGCGGGGCCGCACGGTCGGCGGCACGGCGACGGTGAACCTGCCGCCCGTCCGCCTCGTGCTCGCGGACGCGGCGCTCGCGCACCTCGAGGCGCAGGCGCTCCTGGGCGGGGTCGCGGCGGGGGACGCCGCCGCCGGGTCGCCCGACCGCGGGCCCGCGGTCTCCGGGACGTCGCTCGCGCGCGTCACCGCGGTCCTCGACCGCTCGTCGCGCGCCGTCCACAACCTGTTCGGCGCGTCGGGGTACGTCGACGGCGACGCCGCGC includes the following:
- a CDS encoding acyl carrier protein, with amino-acid sequence MTAPLPDALDDLVLRHVATALGVAPADVDPAGDLAGLGLGSVQVLALLGDLEDALGVDLDPEAVVDNPTPRALAEHLRSVVDVPGTAA
- a CDS encoding acyl carrier protein, translating into MSTSTNTESQEALGRERVVGAVVEALSSVLGRPLPDVTDATRLFDDLDLDSTSVLGLLMALEDSLDMEVDPESLEQHHLETVGSLTDFVVEHSTRN
- a CDS encoding type III PLP-dependent enzyme gives rise to the protein MTTTPSRPTTPGSADLAAVAEEFGTPVYVYDGDVLAANYRALRERLHPALGIFYSLKANPNVSICGLLHSLGANAEVSSLTELRTALAAGVEPQDVLFLGPGKSRDELVACLNSGVRAIIVESLPELALVDELARATGRAARVVLRVNPSFSVKGSGLTMGGKPRQFGIDEQQLLDAPDLCAGLTTARVVGVQVYMGTRILDEGTIVENTTRIFELAERLADRLGFPLELVDVGGGLGVAYFERERDLDVEVLTAALNPVVEAFVQRHPATDLVMELGRYLVALCGTYVARVRYVKESMGERFAVADGGTNHHMAAVGIGSFVKRNFPMRKVGPATGAEDVPWNVTGPLCTPNDTIGKAVPLPADLAAGDLVAVDRSGAYGATASPVHFLSHGYPAEVLTLGDESFLVRHADTPDDLLSRQVFHDLGARVAPAEAVAAP
- a CDS encoding acyl-CoA dehydrogenase family protein, with translation MSTDVVAPAPVGAGVLPEEGTVDGPADLRAVARERGAVAALTALGGLLPVAALPGECVLLPDDVPPPGGWARVGEVVSDVGTLRVWRAPGGTVAPGSAAPAAEATGPVAPATDESTASAAADAAWRVGVAWVRTGLCERLTDRAVERLRGRTVGGTATVNLPPVRLVLADAALAHLEAQALLGGVAAGDAAAGSPDRGPAVSGTSLARVTAVLDRSSRAVHNLFGASGYVDGDAARLARTIDLLGHASGTLPGRDTETPHGREGQDA
- a CDS encoding 3-oxoacyl-[acyl-carrier-protein] synthase III C-terminal domain-containing protein; the protein is MTTLVDVGAHVPATRVPIRDLADELGLDHLELGVFERFFGLREVCTAPDESLTDLLVAAARAVPGLAGNEHRVRYVLGARTIATVAPVGVNPLHDAADRLGLDHAVVWTLTQHACASALLAVGVAGRLLAADGDPGALALVLTGEKAFSPGSRLIEGTTIMGEGTAAVLVGADPTGVSARAGSPVLSYATRTLGEYHQVPLPEDLAAPFGVAYTEVLAEVVVEAVERAGLTLDDLALVLPHNVNRVSWRRLCSRLGLPIARVRLDDVPVTGHCFGADSFIGYAAARAEGRLRPGDPFLMVAVGLGATFSAMVLRYAPHETEEPA